A single genomic interval of Hominilimicola fabiformis harbors:
- the rbr gene encoding rubrerythrin codes for MANKYSGTKTEENLRTAFSGESQARNKYTYFASKAKKDGFEQIADLFLKTADNEKEHAKMWFKELNGIGTTAENLVSAAEGENFEWTDMYAEFAKTAEEEGFTELAEKFRMVAAIEKTHEERYRALLHNVETKEVFEKSEVKVWECRNCGHIVVGVKAPQVCPVCNHSQAYFEIHAENY; via the coding sequence ATGGCAAACAAATATTCGGGAACAAAAACAGAGGAAAATTTAAGAACTGCCTTTTCGGGTGAGTCGCAAGCGCGTAACAAATACACATATTTTGCATCGAAAGCAAAGAAAGACGGCTTTGAACAAATAGCGGATTTGTTTTTGAAAACGGCCGACAATGAAAAGGAACACGCAAAAATGTGGTTTAAAGAATTAAACGGAATCGGAACAACTGCAGAAAATCTTGTTTCGGCGGCAGAGGGCGAAAATTTTGAATGGACAGATATGTATGCCGAGTTCGCAAAAACTGCCGAAGAAGAAGGCTTTACCGAATTGGCTGAAAAGTTCCGTATGGTAGCCGCAATAGAAAAAACTCACGAAGAACGTTACCGTGCATTGCTTCACAACGTTGAAACAAAAGAGGTTTTTGAAAAGAGTGAAGTCAAGGTTTGGGAGTGCCGTAACTGCGGTCATATTGTTGTAGGCGTAAAAGCTCCGCAGGTTTGTCCTGTGTGCAATCACTCGCAAGCATATTTTGAAATTCACGCAGAAAATTATTAA
- a CDS encoding MerR family transcriptional regulator translates to MNVEKNMFTIGEMAKSIGITRKIILNYEAKGLITPDFKDGKNGNRYYTVDTFTKIRTVRILQKLGLSLDEIHAYLDGETDLLPLIRRLEAMRDEINLNIEKLYERANTNPTQIKEIHIDKQTIYRRTFTTESILDKTNILRDTAILAMREYGTDMTRRMYFLEYSLSAPNEISYCVAVPPESSGEHIVVLTPMRAICIYHHGAYEELPKVREKLLLYAKEHNLTPLGMCRHTYLEGPPQHKDKKLFITQVALPIEE, encoded by the coding sequence ATGAATGTTGAAAAAAATATGTTTACGATCGGTGAAATGGCAAAATCAATCGGAATTACAAGAAAAATCATATTGAATTACGAAGCAAAAGGATTGATTACTCCGGACTTTAAAGACGGTAAAAACGGAAATCGTTATTATACCGTAGATACGTTCACTAAAATTCGTACAGTACGTATTTTGCAAAAGCTCGGTCTGTCGCTTGATGAAATTCACGCCTATTTAGACGGCGAAACCGATTTATTACCGCTTATCCGCCGCCTTGAAGCTATGCGTGACGAAATAAATTTGAATATTGAAAAGTTGTATGAAAGAGCAAACACCAATCCCACACAAATCAAGGAAATCCACATTGACAAGCAAACGATTTATCGACGCACTTTTACTACGGAAAGTATTCTCGATAAAACAAATATTTTGCGCGATACCGCAATACTTGCCATGCGTGAATACGGTACCGATATGACAAGGCGAATGTATTTTTTAGAATACTCATTGTCCGCACCCAACGAAATTTCTTACTGTGTTGCCGTACCGCCTGAAAGCAGCGGCGAACATATCGTCGTACTGACACCAATGCGTGCAATTTGCATTTATCATCACGGTGCATATGAGGAACTCCCGAAAGTTCGCGAAAAACTTTTGTTGTATGCCAAAGAGCATAATCTCACACCTTTGGGAATGTGCCGTCATACATATCTTGAAGGTCCCCCGCAACATAAGGATAAAAAACTTTTCATAACACAAGTGGCTCTGCCGATAGAAGAATAA
- a CDS encoding Rho termination factor N-terminal domain-containing protein translates to MKIFDNIMSWKKPEMLDLAKELNIKGRSKMNKGEVAESISKILLSDEYFKTVLAALDKEQTECLVNLCESNEIKQSDVFKIRLLLELGYISFENEQYSLCDEVKYLVAKCYTNESKGGLEVRDKIINYCNVFAELYEIVPLDKVFEIYDKQNHDISKEDFMELINTVNGKMDLWEIYNNSIVNTYVLEEGFYDDLLKTQGNKPFYIPSRKKIMKMANPGYIEETNEYLALRHYLIKRMGMDEVKGENLCFEIEMECKMSNENAPDILSLFDKYNVELNDNNAKKVIGLVQAVNLNTRKAVNRGYTDLQIEEINNRYMVQNDFFPFFM, encoded by the coding sequence ATGAAAATATTTGATAATATAATGTCTTGGAAAAAGCCCGAAATGCTTGACTTGGCAAAAGAGCTTAATATAAAAGGTCGTTCAAAAATGAACAAGGGCGAAGTGGCAGAAAGCATATCGAAAATATTATTATCAGACGAGTATTTTAAGACGGTTCTTGCGGCGCTTGACAAAGAACAAACAGAATGTCTTGTAAATTTGTGCGAGAGCAATGAAATTAAACAGTCAGACGTTTTCAAAATCAGACTTTTATTGGAATTAGGTTATATATCATTTGAAAATGAACAGTACAGCTTGTGTGACGAAGTAAAATACTTAGTTGCTAAATGTTATACAAACGAATCAAAAGGCGGTTTGGAAGTCAGAGATAAAATAATAAATTACTGCAATGTTTTTGCGGAACTATACGAAATTGTTCCGTTGGACAAGGTTTTTGAAATATACGACAAGCAAAATCATGATATTTCAAAAGAAGATTTTATGGAATTGATTAATACTGTCAACGGTAAAATGGATTTGTGGGAAATATACAACAATTCGATTGTAAACACTTATGTTTTGGAAGAAGGTTTTTATGATGATTTGTTGAAAACGCAAGGTAACAAACCGTTCTATATTCCGTCAAGAAAAAAGATTATGAAAATGGCTAACCCGGGATATATTGAAGAAACCAACGAATATCTTGCGCTTAGACATTACTTGATTAAGAGAATGGGTATGGATGAAGTAAAGGGCGAAAACTTATGCTTTGAAATTGAAATGGAATGTAAAATGAGCAATGAAAACGCTCCTGATATTCTTAGCTTGTTTGACAAGTATAATGTTGAATTAAATGATAATAATGCAAAAAAAGTAATTGGTTTGGTACAAGCTGTTAATTTAAACACAAGAAAAGCGGTAAACAGAGGTTATACCGATTTGCAAATCGAAGAAATAAATAACAGATATATGGTTCAGAACGATTTTTTCCCGTTCTTTATGTAA
- a CDS encoding helix-turn-helix domain-containing protein, whose product MIDNQLKRQDLMRAAEIISYAATKINKNKPISLEVLLKICQVFHCDIGDICEVILDED is encoded by the coding sequence ATGATTGATAATCAACTGAAAAGACAAGATTTAATGCGTGCAGCAGAAATTATATCATACGCTGCAACAAAGATAAATAAGAATAAGCCGATATCTCTTGAAGTGCTGCTGAAAATATGTCAGGTATTTCATTGTGACATCGGAGATATATGCGAAGTTATTTTAGACGAAGATTAA